A genomic segment from Glycine max cultivar Williams 82 chromosome 1, Glycine_max_v4.0, whole genome shotgun sequence encodes:
- the LOC100806404 gene encoding zinc finger protein GAI-ASSOCIATED FACTOR 1 produces MPVDLDNVSTASGEASVSSSGNLTVPPKPTTKKKRNLPGMPDPDAEVIALSPKTLMATNRFVCEICNKGFQRDQNLQLHRRGHNLPWKLRQRSSKEVRKRVYVCPEPTCVHHDPSRALGDLTGIKKHFCRKHGEKKWKCDKCSKKYAVQSDWKAHSKICGTREYKCDCGTLFSRRDSFITHRAFCDALAEESARSQPQTVAKASSESDSKAVTGDSSPPVAVEAPPPLVPPVSSQSNSVVVPSSSLQTQKPELPENSPQIIEEPKVNTAMNGSCSSTSTSTTSSTSNSNSGASSSVFASLFASSSASATASLHSQTPAFTDLIRAMGHPDHPADLSRPSSSEPISLCLATNHGSSIFGTGRQERRQYAPPPQPAMSATALLQKAAQMGAAATNASFLRGLGIVSSSASTSSVQQDNLQWGHQPVEPESASVPAGLGLGLPCDSSSGLKELMMGTPSMFGPKQTTLDFLGLGMAAGGTPGGGLSALITSIGGGLDVTTAAASFASGEFPGKDIGRRST; encoded by the exons ATGCCGGTTGACTTGGACAATGTTTCCACAGCTTCAGGGGAAGCTAGCGTGTCTTCCTCTGGCAATCTGACAGTGCCCCCAAAACCCACAACAAAGAAGAAGCGAAACCTTCCAGGAATGCCAg ATCCGGATGCAGAGGTGATTGCTCTGTCTCCGAAGACCCTGATGGCCACGAACCGTTTCGTGTGTGAAATTTGCAACAAGGGGTTTCAGAGGGACCAGAACCTTCAGCTTCATCGGAGGGGTCACAACCTTCCGTGGAAGCTGAGGCAGAGGTCGAGCAAGGAGGTGAGAAAGAGGGTGTACGTGTGTCCCGAACCAACGTGCGTTCACCACGATCCTTCTAGAGCGTTGGGGGATCTCACGGGGATTAAGAAGCACTTCTGCAGAAAACACGGCGAGAAGAAGTGGAAATGCGACAAGTGCTCTAAGAAATACGCGGTTCAATCCGATTGGAAGGCTCACTCCAAGATTTGCGGTACCCGAGAGTATAAATGCGATTGTGGCACTTTGTTCTCGAG GAGGGATAGCTTCATCACGCATAGGGCTTTTTGTGATGCGTTAGCAGAGGAAAGTGCGAGATCTCAGCCTCAGACTGTTGCAAAGGCTAGTTCAGAGTCAGATTCGAAGGCTGTGACCGGTGATTCGTCGCCTCCGGTGGCGGTGGAGGCTCCGCCGCCACTTGTACCGCCTGTTAGTTCTCAGTCAAACAGTGTTGTTGTACCATCATCTAGCTTGCAGACACAAAAACCAG AGTTGCCTGAAAATTCCCCACAAATCATAGAAGAACCAAAGGTCAATACTGCTATGAATGGGAGCTGTAGCAGTACCAGTACCAGCACTACCAGCTCAACAAGCAACAGCAACAGTGGTGCTAGCAGCAGTGTATTTGCAAGCTTGTTTGCCTCATCATCAGCATCCGCAACTGCAAGCCTCCACTCTCAAACACCAGCATTCACTGACCTAATTAGGGCCATGGGGCATCCGGATCATCCAGCAGACCTCTCAAGGCCTTCATCTTCAGAGCCCATTTCTCTGTGCCTAGCCACCAATCATGGCTCATCCATTTTTGGAACGGGAAGGCAGGAACGCCGTCAGTATGCCCCACCGCCACAGCCAGCCATGTCTGCCACTGCATTGCTGCAGAAAGCCGCCCAAATGGGTGCAGCTGCAACAAATGCCTCTTTTCTTCGTGGGTTAGGCATTGTATCATCTTCTGCATCAACGTCATCAGTTCAGCAAGATAATTTGCAATGGGGCCATCAGCCAGTGGAACCAGAGAGTGCCTCAGTTCCTGCAGGTCTTGGACTTGGGCTTCCCTGCGACAGTAGCTCTGGACTAAAGGAGTTAATGATGGGGACTCCCTCCATGTTTGGTCCAAAGCAAACCACCCTCGATTTTCTCGGGTTGGGGATGGCTGCTGGGGGCACCCCTGGTGGAGGCTTATCGGCACTCATCACCTCCATTGGTGGTGGTCTGGATGTTACTACTGCGGCGGCATCCTTTGCTAGTGGAGAATTCCCTGGCAAAGATATTGGAAGGAGGAGCACTTGA
- the LOC100779821 gene encoding pentatricopeptide repeat-containing protein At5g39350 gives MKKGMMFATTAAQCESLLGKFSASQSHSETKRLHALILTLGIFSSSNLCSKLATTYAQCHHASYASHLFDKLSQPCLFSWNAMMRMYVQIGRPFDALNLFVEMLGSGRTLPDKFTYPVVIKACGDLSLIDVGVGIHGQTFKFGYDSDTFVQNTLLAMYMNAGEKEAAQLVFDPMQERTVISWNTMINGYFRNNCAEDAVNVYGRMMDVGVEPDCATVVSVLPACGLLKNVELGREVHTLVQEKGFWGNIVVRNALVDMYVKCGQMKEAWLLAKGMDDKDVVTWTTLINGYILNGDARSALMLCGMMQCEGVKPNSVSIASLLSACGSLVYLNHGKCLHAWAIRQKIESEVIVETALINMYAKCNCGNLSYKVFMGTSKKRTAPWNALLSGFIQNRLAREAIELFKQMLVKDVQPDHATFNSLLPAYAILADLQQAMNIHCYLIRSGFLYRLEVASILVDIYSKCGSLGYAHQIFNIISLKDKDIIIWSAIIAAYGKHGHGKMAVKLFNQMVQSGVKPNHVTFTSVLHACSHAGLVNEGFSLFNFMLKQHQIISHVDHYTCMIDLLGRAGRLNDAYNLIRTMPITPNHAVWGALLGACVIHENVELGEVAARWTFKLEPENTGNYVLLAKLYAAVGRWGDAERVRDMVNEVGLRKLPAHSLIEVRDM, from the coding sequence ATGAAGAAAGGCATGATGTTTGCGACCACTGCAGCACAGTGTGAATCGCTATTGGGAAAATTTTCAGCTTCTCAATCTCATTCTGAAACCAaaaggctgcacgccctcatcctcaccctagGTATTTTCTCCTCCTCCAACCTTTGCTCTAAGCTTGCCACAACATACGCGCAATGCCACCACGCGTCCTATGCATCCCACCTGTTTGATAAGTTGTCTCAGCCATGTTTGTTCTCATGGAACGCTATGATGAGGATGTATGTCCAAATTGGGCGCCCCTTTGATGCCCTCAACTTGTTTGTGGAAATGCTCGGCTCTGGTCGTACCCTGCCTGACAAATTCACATACCCGGTTGTTATCAAGGCTTGTGGTGACTTGTCTCTGATCGATGTGGGTGTTGGAATTCATGGGCAGACCTTTAAGTTTGGCTACGATTCCGACACATTTGTTCAGAACACTTTGTTGGCAATGTATATGAATGCTGGGGAGAAAGAAGCAGCACAACTTGTTTTTGACCCGATGCAGGAACGGACCGTGATTTCTTGGAATACCATGATTAATGGGTACTTTCGGAATAACTGTGCCGAAGATGCAGTGAATGTTTATGGTAGAATGATGGATGTGGGTGTGGAGCCTGATTGTGCAACTGTGGTTTCAGTGTTGCCTGCTTGTGGCCTTTTGAAGAATGTGGAGCTTGGGAGAGAGGTTCACACGTTAGTTCAAGAGAAAGGGTTTTGGGGAAATATTGTAGTTAGGAATGCGTTGGTGGACATGTATGTTAAGTGTGGTCAGATGAAAGAAGCATGGTTACTAGCGAAGGGGATGGATGATAAAGATGTGGTGACATGGACAACTTTGATCAATGGATACATTCTGAATGGGGATGCTAGAAGTGCTTTGATGCTTTGTGGGATGATGCAGTGTGAAGGAGTGAAACCAAATTCAGTAAGTATAGCTTCTTTACTATCAGCATGTGGCAGTTTGGTTTATTTGAACCATGGCAAGTGCCTGCACGCATGGGCAATAAGGCAAAAGATTGAGTCTGAGGTCATTGTGGAAACTGCCTTGATTAATATGTATGCCAAATGTAATTGTGGCAACCTCAGTTATAAAGTGTTTATGGGAACCTCTAAAAAGAGAACGGCCCCATGGAATGCTCTTCTATCTGGGTTCATACAAAATAGGCTTGCAAGAGAAGCAATAGAACTCTTTAAGCAAATGCTAGTGAAAGATGTACAGCCCGACCATGCAACCTTTAATAGTCTTCTCCCTGCGTATGCTATTCTTGCTGATCTCCAACAGGCAATGAACATACATTGTTACCTTATAAGATCTGGTTTTCTTTACAGACTTGAAGTAGCAAGTATTCTAGTTGATATATACTCAAAGTGTGGAAGTTTAGGATATGCTCACCagattttcaatataatttctCTGAAGGACAAGGATATTATTATTTGGAGTGCAATAATTGCTGCTTATGGAAAGCATGGACATGGCAAAATGGCTGTGAAACTTTTCAATCAGATGGTTCAATCTGGAGTAAAACCAAATCATGTCACCTTCACCTCTGTTCTGCATGCTTGCAGCCATGCAGGTTTGGTTAACGAGGGTTTTTCTTTGTTCAACTTTATGCTCAAGCAACATCAAATTATTTCCCATGTTGATCATTATACTTGCATGATTGATCTTCTTGGACGTGCTGGTAGACTGAATGATGCTTATAACCTTATTCGAACAATGCCTATAACACCTAACCATGCCGTATGGGGTGCACTACTCGGTGCTTGTGTGATTCATGAAAATGTTGAACTGGGAGAGGTGGCTGCTAGGTGGACTTTTAAGCTTGAGCCTGAAAATACTGGAAATTATGTTTTGTTGGCAAAACTTTATGCTGCTGTAGGAAGGTGGGGAGATGCAGAGAGGGTTAGAGATATGGTAAATGAGGTAGGATTAAGAAAACTACCTGCTCACAGTTTAATTGAGGTCAGAGATATGTGA